The DNA region AATCCGGTCAATCTTTGCGGGCAAGGCTTTTACAACAGAAGTATTGTGCGCAAAGTTAACATCTATTGACCATTTAAAATCGTCGCCTGCTACAGGCCTGCCATTCAATATTACTTCAATCCCTTTATTTCGTATAGACCCTCCGTTTAGGGTGGCCAGGAAAGATCCGGAGGATGGCGGGGTACGCAGCTGTAATATCTGGTTATCAGATTTGCTGAAATAATAGGTTACGTCAATACCCAAACGATTTTTTATAAACCTTAGGTCGGCCCCTACCTCAAAAGCACGTGTAAACTCCGGCACCAGTAATGGGTTACCAAAAGCATTGTTTGAATTGATAATGAACCCTCTTGGGTTAATTGTAAAATCATTTGTCAATGTAGCCAATGAAGTGGTTAATGAATATGGAGAAGCATCTTTACCTACATTAGAATAGGCTGCCCTTATCTTTCCATAGGAGAAAACACGATCATCAGATTTGGCCCCCATTTCTTTTAAAAGATCGGTGACAATCAAAGCCGCGCTCACTGAAGGATAAAAGAACGACCTGTCTTTTACCGGCAAGGTAGAAGACCAGTCATTCCTGCCTTTAAAATTTACATAGGCGATGCCTTTCCAGTCTATATTAAAATCTCCGAACCAGCTGAATATCCTTCTTCGCCTTAACTCTTCTGAAGTCGTCCGGTCAGAAGGTTTGGAGTTATTGATACTGGCAAACGTAGGGTCGATAAAATTAAGAGCAGTGGCTGTAGAAGTCTGCAAGGAGCTTACTTCAATGTTATTTCCTACAGAAAGGCTAAGGTTTATCTCTGCACCTATTTTCTTTTTGCCGGTTAAAATGGCTGTTGATGTTGTGATCTGGTTATTGGCCACAGACTGGATGATCGAACCTCTATTTACATTGGGCTCTAATGTCCCCGGCATTCTTACAGATTTAAAGTTTTCGGTATAATAATCCGTACCTATCCGGTAGGTAAAATTCAAAAAGCTAAAAGGATTGTAATCCAGGTTCCCCTGTACAATCATCCGGTTTACTTTACTGGTAAAAGGTTTTTTATTTATGGTCCAGAAAGGGTTGTCTGTTCCTGTGGAATTGATAATTTTCTGTGAGCCGTCAGGATTCAGGTAATCTTTCATATCGAGGCTACGGGGCCAGGAAAGCCCACCCATAATGCCGTTAAAGCTCCCCTGAGAAAGATAGCTCCTGTCGGTACGAATATAATTGGCATTCCCTCCAATGGTTAGCTTTTCACCAACCTTAGTATCGGCATTTATCCGGAAAGATTTCTTTCCAAAAGTTGAATTGTCAACAATTGAACCCTGTTCCAAAAAAGACCCTGAAGTATAATAATGGGAATTGTCTGTACTGCCGCTTACCGAAACATCGTGGGTTTGTGCAAAAGCATTTTTAAAAACACTTTCCAGGTTATCATAAATTGTTTCACCAGCAGTAAAAGCTGGGCCCCAGGAGCCCAATGCTGTGGCGTTAGCTGCACCCTGCTCACCTTGTTTAAACTGCGACTGAAGCTCCGGAAGTTTATTGATGTGATCAAATGAAAAATTATTCTGATAAACAATCCTGGCTGCACCTCCCGAACCCTTCTTGGTGGTAATAACAATGGCCCCTGAAGCTGCACGGATCCCATACAAGGCAGCAGCAGCAGGACCTTTCAATACGGTAATCGTTTCAATATCTTCCGGGTTAATATCTATAGCCCGGTTCGAAGCAGGCGCAACCGAAGCAACCAGACCTCCCTGAGACACCGGAGTGCTATTGTCTACCGGAATACCATCCAGAATAAACAAAGGCTGATTACTCCCGCTAAGAGAGCTTCCTCCCCGTATCATAATGTTGGCCGATGATCCTGCAGCACCACTGGAATTGGTAATCTGTACACCCGCCACCTTACCTTGCAACGCATTGACCACATTGGGCTGCTGAGAGTTTACAATATCCTGGGCCTTGACGTTTTGCGTTGAGAAACCGAGGCCCCTGACTTCCTGTTTTACACCAAAAGCG from Pedobacter africanus includes:
- a CDS encoding SusC/RagA family TonB-linked outer membrane protein, giving the protein MKRKLLLLFMGIGLCITQVAAQQITLKGKVTSASDNAPLPGVSVKIKGKPGGASTDGAGNYSITAQSGDVLVFSFLGMLNQEIPVTGSGMVNVKLQEDSQILKEVAVTAFGVKQEVRGLGFSTQNVKAQDIVNSQQPNVVNALQGKVAGVQITNSSGAAGSSANIMIRGGSSLSGSNQPLFILDGIPVDNSTPVSQGGLVASVAPASNRAIDINPEDIETITVLKGPAAAALYGIRAASGAIVITTKKGSGGAARIVYQNNFSFDHINKLPELQSQFKQGEQGAANATALGSWGPAFTAGETIYDNLESVFKNAFAQTHDVSVSGSTDNSHYYTSGSFLEQGSIVDNSTFGKKSFRINADTKVGEKLTIGGNANYIRTDRSYLSQGSFNGIMGGLSWPRSLDMKDYLNPDGSQKIINSTGTDNPFWTINKKPFTSKVNRMIVQGNLDYNPFSFLNFTYRIGTDYYTENFKSVRMPGTLEPNVNRGSIIQSVANNQITTSTAILTGKKKIGAEINLSLSVGNNIEVSSLQTSTATALNFIDPTFASINNSKPSDRTTSEELRRRRIFSWFGDFNIDWKGIAYVNFKGRNDWSSTLPVKDRSFFYPSVSAALIVTDLLKEMGAKSDDRVFSYGKIRAAYSNVGKDASPYSLTTSLATLTNDFTINPRGFIINSNNAFGNPLLVPEFTRAFEVGADLRFIKNRLGIDVTYYFSKSDNQILQLRTPPSSGSFLATLNGGSIRNKGIEVILNGRPVAGDDFKWSIDVNFAHNTSVVKALPAKIDRIELSDAWAASNVAQGAAFLNGSLFGINGNVWKRNAQGQLLLNNAGYPQVQTALANIGDRNPDFTMGITNTFNYKDFMFSFMVDVRSGGQVFNATENALVRSGLSLKTLDRGTKVFDGIIESTGVQNTIAVPLNQNYYQTIYANQGYDFVEDGSWVRLRYATLSYNMPTKYLGKLKLKGLSFTVTGRNLLLITDYSGVDPEVSGSGAGVGGTGSFGFDNLGVPATRGFDLGLKLTL